A single genomic interval of Camelina sativa cultivar DH55 chromosome 11, Cs, whole genome shotgun sequence harbors:
- the LOC104726632 gene encoding uncharacterized protein LOC104726632 isoform X2 — translation MLSTTLSGNYGFPLCTSGITQQLSLPREMADHDKRRKVIQRRRRRSEGSHGGEEDAERLQGMREDKDVRDLVALLQDLGLWSFSSHTAKAA, via the exons ATGCTGTCAACAACTCTTAGTGGGAACTACGGGTTTCCTCTCTGCACCTCTGGGATTACACAGCAACTAAGTCTCCCCAGAGA AATGGCAGATCATGACAAGAGAAGGAAGGTGAtacagaggaggagaaggagatcaGAAGGTAGCCATGGTGGTGAGGAAGATGCGGAGCGGCTTCAAGGGATGAGAGAGGATAAAGATGTTAGAGATCTAGTTGCTTTGTTACAAGATCTAGGCTTGTGGAGCTTTTCTTCTCACACAGCCAAAGCTGCTTAG
- the LOC104726634 gene encoding agamous-like MADS-box protein AGL62: protein MVKKSKGRQKIEMVKMKNESNLQVTFSKRRSGLFKKASELCTLCAAEIAIIVFSPGRKVFSFGHPSVETVIDRFLNNNPPHPHQHNNMQLSEVHRNSVVHDLNIHLTQLLSQLESEKKKTEELRKMREKTKALGDWWEEPVEGLALNQLSEFKGNLENLKKIVTHEASKFFQATVPNFYVGSSSNAAFGLDDGSHIHHDMDMFSQRRMMDINAFNYNQNPIHPNPALQFGYSNHGNINEGFVQEYNMNYRQEYNPNHNQNLNQSFKRESISEYEYHHGQGQGHPPHSRSGY from the exons atgGTGAAAAAAAGCAAAGGTCGTCAAAAGATAGAGATGGTCAAAATGAAAAACGAAAGTAACCTTCAAGTTACTTTTTCGAAAAGAAGATCTGGACTTTTCAAAAAGGCTAGTGAGCTTTGTACACTTTGTGCTGCAGAAATCGCCATAATTGTGTTTTCACCCGGTCGAAAAGTCTTTTCTTTCGGTCATCCGAGTGTTGAAACTGTGATTGATCGATTCTTAAACAATAACCCACCACATCCTCACCAACATAACAACATGCAACTCAGTGAAGTCCACAGAAATTCTGTTGTTCATGATCTGAATATCCATTTGACtcag CTGTTGAGTCAACTAGAAtctgagaagaaaaaaactgaagagctaaggaaaatgagagagaaaacaaaagcccTTGGAGACTGGTGGGAAGAACCCGTTGAAGGACTTGCGTTAAATCAACTCAGTGAATTCAAAGGTAATCTTGAGAATTTGAAGAAGATAGTTACACATGAAGCTTCCAAATTTTTTCAAGCAACAGTTCCAAACTTTTATGTGGGAAGCTCTAGTAATGCTGCTTTTGGGCTTGATGATGGGAGTCATATCCACCATGATATGGACATGTTTAGTCAAAGAAGAATGATGGACATAAATGCCTTCAACTACAACCAGAACCCGATTCACCCTAATCCTGCTTTACAGTTTGGATACAGTAATCATGGTAACATCAATGAAGGGTTTGTTCAGGAGTACAATATGAACTACAGACAAGAGTATAATCCAAACCACAACCAAAACCTAAACCAGAGTTTTAAGAGAGAAAGCATCTCTGAATATGAATATCATCATGGTCAAGGTCAAGGTCATCCTCCACACTCTAGGTCTGGTTACTGA
- the LOC104726632 gene encoding uncharacterized protein LOC104726632 isoform X1 codes for MLSTTLSGNYGFPLCTSGITQQLSLPREYNIMADHDKRRKVIQRRRRRSEGSHGGEEDAERLQGMREDKDVRDLVALLQDLGLWSFSSHTAKAA; via the exons ATGCTGTCAACAACTCTTAGTGGGAACTACGGGTTTCCTCTCTGCACCTCTGGGATTACACAGCAACTAAGTCTCCCCAGAGAGTACAATAT AATGGCAGATCATGACAAGAGAAGGAAGGTGAtacagaggaggagaaggagatcaGAAGGTAGCCATGGTGGTGAGGAAGATGCGGAGCGGCTTCAAGGGATGAGAGAGGATAAAGATGTTAGAGATCTAGTTGCTTTGTTACAAGATCTAGGCTTGTGGAGCTTTTCTTCTCACACAGCCAAAGCTGCTTAG
- the LOC109127542 gene encoding uncharacterized protein LOC109127542: MADHDKRRKVIQRRRRRSEGSHGGEEDAERLQGMREDKDVRDLVALLQDLGLWSFSSHTAKAA, encoded by the coding sequence ATGGCAGATCATGACAAGAGAAGGAAGGTGAtacagaggaggagaaggagatcaGAAGGTAGCCATGGTGGTGAGGAAGATGCGGAGCGGCTTCAAGGGATGAGAGAGGATAAAGATGTTAGAGATCTAGTTGCTTTGTTACAAGATCTAGGCTTGTGGAGCTTTTCTTCTCACACAGCCAAAGCTGCTTAG
- the LOC104726633 gene encoding E3 SUMO-protein ligase SIZ1: MDLEASCKDKLSYFRIKELKDVLTKLGLSKQGKKQELVDRILTLLSDEQAARLWSKKNTVAREEVAKLVDDTYRKMQVSGASDLASKGQVSSDTNIMKVKGEPEDPFQPEMKVRCVCGNSLETDSMIQCEDPRCHVWQHVGCVLVPDKPMDGNPPLPESFYCEICRLTRADPFWVTVAHPLSPVRLTPANIPSDGTNTMQSVERTFQITRADKDLLAKQEYDVQAWCMLLNDKVIFRMQWPQYADMQVNGLPVRAINRPGSQLLGVNGRDDGPIITQCIRDGVNRISLSGNDVRIFCFGVRLVKRRTLQQVLNLIPEEGKGETFENALARVRRCIGGGGGDDNADSDSDIEVVADFFGVNLRCPMSGSRIKVAGRFLPCVHMGCFDLEVFVELNQRSRKWQCPICLKNYSVEHVIVDPYFNRITSKMKHCDEEVTEIEVKPDGSWRVKSKRESERRELGELSQWHAPDGSLCPSSDEIKRKMEMLPVKQEGFSDGPTPLKLGIRKNRNGIWEVSKPNANGLSSSNRQEKVGYQEKNIIPMSSSATGSGRDGDDASVNQDAIGTFDFVANGMELDSISMNVDSGYNFPDRNQSGEGLNNEVIILSDSDEENDVVITPGPAYSGCRTDGGLTFPLNPSGIINSYNDDPHSIAGASSRLGLFNDDDEFDTPLWSFPSETPEAPGFQLFRSDADVSEGLVGLHHHGALGCAPEINGDYTMAPETSMASVPVVPGSAGRSEANDGLVDNPLAFGRDDPSLQIFLPTKPDASAQSGFKNQAEMSNGIRSEDWISLRLGDSASGNHGEPATVNGINSSQQMSTREGSLDTTTETASLLLGMNDSRQDKAKKQRSDNPFSFPRQKRSVRPRMYLSIDSDSE, from the exons ATGGATTTGGAAGCTAGTTgtaag GATAAACTTTCATATTTCCGGATAAAAGAGCTCAAGGATGTGCTTACTAAGCTGGGACTTTCAAAACAGGGAAAGAAACAG GAACTTGTTGACCGGATTTTGACCCTTCTTTCTGATGAACAAG CTGCAAGGTTGTGGTCTAAAAAGAATACAGTGGCAAGGGAAGAAGTTGCAAAACTAGTTGACGATACGTATAG GAAGATGCAAGTATCTGGGGCAAGTGATTTAGCATCAAAAGGACAAGTAAGTTCAGATACCAATATTATGAAAGTTAAGGGGGAGCCTGAAGATCCTTTTCAACCAGAAATGAAAGTTCGATGTGTTTGTGGAAATTCACTCGAGACAGACTCAATGATACAG TGTGAGGATCCTAGATGCCATGTTTGGCAGCATGTTGGCTGTGTTCTTGTCCCAGATAAGCCTATGGATGGAAATCCACCACTTCCTGAATCATTTTATTGTGAAATCTGCCGACTTACTCGAGCTGACcc GTTTTGGGTTACAGTGGCACATCCACTCTCTCCAGTGAGGCTAACTCCAGCGAACATACCATCTGATGG TACAAACACAATGCAGAGTGTGGAGAGAACATTTCAAATCACAAGGGCAGACAAGGACTTGTTAGCAAAACAAGAGTACGATGTTCAG gCTTGGTGTATGCTCTTGAATGACAAAGTTATCTTTAGGATGCAGTGGCCTCAGTATGCTGATATGCAGGTCAATG GCCTGCCTGTACGTGCAATTAACCGACCTGGGTCACAGCTTCTGGGAGTCAACGGCCGCGACGATGGAcctatt ATCACACAGTGTATTAGGGATGGTGTTAACAGAATTTCCTTGAGTGGAAATGATGTTCGGATCTTTTGTTTTGGAGTTCGACTTGTGAAGCGCAGGACTCTGCAACAG gttttaaatttgattccaGAAGAGGGTAAAGGGGAGACTTTTGAAAATGCTCTTGCACGTGTCCGCCGATGCattggaggtggaggtggagatGATAATGCTGATAGTGATAGTGACATTGAAGTTGTTGCTGATTTCTTCGGTGTCAATCTTCGGTGTCCT ATGAGCGGTTCTAGGATAAAAGTTGCTGGGAGATTTTTACCATGTGTTCACATGGGCTGTTTTGACCTCGAGGTGTTTGTGGAGTTGAATCAACGTTCCAGAAAG TGGCAGTGCCCTATTTGTCTGAAGAATTACTCAGTGGAGCATGTAATCGTGGATCCTTATTTTAACCGTATCACGTCTAAG ATGAAGCATTGTGATGAAGAGGTGACTGAAATTGAAGTGAAACCTGATGGTTCTTGGCGGGTAAAGtccaaaagagagagtgagCGTAGGGAACTGGGGGAACTCTCACAGTGGCACGCACCTGATGGTAGTCTATGTCCCTCTTCTGATGAGATTAAACGGAAGATGGAAATGTTACCGGTTAAACAAGAAGGTTTCTCAGATGGCCCGACCCCTCTAAAACTTGGAATAAGGAAGAATCGCAATGGAATTTGGGAAGTTAGCAAACCTAATGCAAATGGATTATCTTCCAGTAATAGGCAAGAAAAGGTTGGATATCAGGAGAAGAATATTATACCAATGAGTAGTAGTGCTACTGGAAGTGGTAGGGATGGTGATGATGCAAGCGTAAACCAGGATGCTATTGGAACCTTTGATTTTGTAGCCAACGGCATGGAACTTGATTCCATTTCCATGAATGTTGATTCAGGTTATAACTTTCCTGACAGAAACCAATCTGGAGAGGGTTTAAATAATGAAGTCATCATTCTAAGTGATTCGgatgaagaaaatgatgtaGTAATCACTCCGGGACCTGCATACAGTGGTTGTCGAACAGATGGTGGGCTGACTTTTCCACTGAACCCTTCTGGAATAATTAACTCCTATAATGACGACCCACACAGCATAGCTGGGGCAAGCTCACGGTTAGGTCTTTTCAATGATGATGACGAATTTGATACGCCCCTTTGGTCATTTCCTTCTGAAACTCCAGAAGCCCCTGGGTTTCAACTATTTAGATCTGATGCTGACGTTTCAGAAGGTTTAGTTGGGTTGCATCATCATGGTGCACTTGGTTGTGCTCCTGAAATAAATGGGGATTACACCATGGCTCCTGAGACATCAATGGCGTCTGTTCCTGTGGTTCCTGGCTCTGCTGGACGATCTGAAGCAAACGATGGCCTAGTTGACAATCCTCTTGCATTTGGTAGAGACGATCCCTCACTTCAAATATTTCTGCCAACCAAACCAGATGCTTCAGCTCAGTCGGGTTTTAAAAACCAAGCTGAAATGTCAAATGGTATCCGCAGTGAAGACTGGATCTCGCTTAGGCTAGGAGATAGCGCTTCCGGTAATCATGGAGAGCCTGCAACTGTAAACGGGATCAACTCAAGCCAGCAGATGTCTACAAGGGAAGGTTCTTTAGATACTACAACAGAGACCG CTTCGTTGCTTCTGGGTATGAATGACAGTAGACAAGACAAggcaaagaagcaaagatcaGATAATCCATTTTCATTTCCTCGGCAGAAGCGTTCTGTAAGACCTCGGATGTACCTCTCCATTGACTCGGATTCTGAGTGA
- the LOC104726635 gene encoding auxin response factor 4-like — translation MEFDLNTEIAEVEEEENDDVVGARIIDKGTLGISPSSSSSCSSGSSSSSTGSASSIYSELWHACAGPLTCLPKKGNVVVYFPQGHLEQDALVSYSSPLEIPKFDLNPQIFCRVVNVQLLANKVTDEVYTQVTLLPLQEFSMLNAEGKEVRELGGEEERNGSSSVKRTPHMFCKTLTASDTSTHGGFSVPRRAAEDCFSPLDYKQQRPSQELIAKDLHGVEWKFRHIYRGQPRRHLLTTGWSIFVSQKNLVSGDAVLFLRDEDGELRLGIRRAARPRNGLPDSIIEKNSCSNILSFVANAVSTKSMFHVFYSPRATHAEFVIPYEKYITSIRNPICIGTRFRMRFEMDESPERRCAGVVTGVCDLDPYRWPNSKWRCFLVRWDESFVSDHQERVSPWEIDPSVSLPHLSIQSSPRPKRPWAGLLDTTPPGNPLTERGGFLDFEESVRPSKVLQGQENIGSASPSQGFDVMNRRILDFAMQSHANPVLLSSRVKDRFGEFVDATSLDPACSGVMDLDRFPRVLQGQEICSLKSFPQFAGFSPAATSGKPSLGYTDPFAYQANKSSFYPLALHGIRSTHVPYQNPYTAGNQSPGHPSRAINFGEVTRKSDAVNESGLPSNVTADLPFKIDMMGKQKGGDFSMNVSSGCKLFGFSLPVETPASNPQGSSKRICTKVHKQGSQVGRAIDLSRLNGYDDLLTELERLFNMEGLLRDPEKGWRXXYMDSDFCNVVWKIHLYTKDEVENANDDNKSCLEQAALMMEASKSSSVSQPDSSPTITRV, via the exons ATGGAATTTGACTTGAATACTGAGATTGCGgaggtggaggaagaggagaatgaTGATGTAGTAGGAGCAAGGATTATTGACAAGGGTACGCTTGGAATCTCaccgtcatcttcttcttcatgctcttccggatcatcatcatcttctacagGCTCTGCATCTTCTATATACTCTGAGCTGTGGCATGCTTGTGCTGGTCCTCTCACTTGTCTTCCTAAGAAAGGCAATGTAGTTGTGTATTTCCCACAAGGTCATTTGGAGCAAGATGCTCTGgtttcttattcttctcctCTTGAAATCCCCAAATTTGACCTCAATCCCCAAATCTTCTGCAGGGTTGTTAATGTCCAGTTGCTT GCTAATAAGGTAACCGATGAGGTCTACACTCAAGTCACTCTGCTTCCACTGCAAGAG TTTTCCATGCTAAACGCGGAGGGGAAAGAGGTCAGGGAGTTAGGAGGTGAAGAAGAGCGGAACGGAAGCTCATCCGTCAAAAGAACGCCTCATATGTTCTGTAAAACCTTAACAGCTTCTGACACAAGCACCCATGGAGGCTTCTCTGTACCTAGAAGAGCTGCTGAAGATTGTTTTTCTCCTCTT GACTACAAACAGCAAAGGCCATCTCAAGAACTCATTGCAAAGGACCTCCATGGAGTGGAGTGGAAGTTTCGACATATCTATAGAG GTCAACCAAGGAGGCATCTGCTCACCACTGGTTGGAGTATATTCGTCAGTCAAAAGAATCTTGTCTCTGGCGATGCGGTTCTCTTTCTGAG AGATGAAGATGGAGAGCTGAGATTAGGAATCAGAAGAGCAGCACGGCCAAGAAATGGACTTCCCGATTCAATCATTGAGAAGAATTCATGTTCAAACATTTTGTCTTTTGTAGCTAATGCTGTATCTACAAAAAGCATGTTCCATGTGTTTTATAGTCCAcg TGCGACACATGCAGAGTTTGTGATTCCTTATGAGAAGTATATCACTAGCATTAGGAATCCCATTTGCATAGGCACAAGATTCAGAATGCGATTTGAAATGGACGAGTCTCCTGAGAGAAG ATGCGCTGGTGTTGTGACTGGAGTCTGTGACTTGGACCCGTATAGGTGGCCAAACTCAAAATGGAGGTGCTTTTTG GTGAGGTGGGATGAGTCTTTTGTGAGCGATCACCAAGAAAGAGTATCACCTTGGGAGATTGACCCCTCGGTTTCTCTCCCACACTTGAGCATTCAGTCATCTCCAAGGCCTAAAAGGCCTTGGGCAGGTCTACTGGATACTACTCCACCCGGAAACCCCTTAACCG AAAGGGGTGGTTTTTTGGACTTTGAGGAGTCGGTTAGACCCTCTAAGGTCTTGCAAGGTCAAGAAAATATAGGTTCTGCATCACCCTCACAGGGGTTTGATGTTATGAACCGCCGGATCCTGGATTTTGCGATGCAGTCTCATGCAAATCCAGTTCTTTTGTCTAGTAGAGTGAAGGATCGATTTGGTGAGTTTGTAGATGCTACGTCTCTAGACCCTGCCTGTTCAGGCGTTATGGACCTGGATAGGTTTCCAAGGGTCTTGCAAGGTCAAGAAATTTGCTCGCTTAAATCATTCCCGCAATTTGCTGGTTTCAGTCCAGCTGCTACTTCAGGAAAACCGAGTCTTGGATACACTGATCCTTTTGCTTATCAAGCCAACAAGTCAAGTTTCTATCCGCTAGCTTTACATGGGATTAGGAGCACTCATGTTCCATATCAGAATCCATACACTGCGGGAAACCAATCCCCTGGTCACCCTTCTCGTGCTATAAACTTTGGTGAAGTGACTAGAAAGTCTGATGCAGTAAATGAAAGTGGTCTACCGAGTAATGTTACAGCTGATTTGCCATTCAAGATTGATATGATGGGGAAACAAAAAGGTGGAGACTTTAGTATGAATGTTTCATCAGGATGTAAACTTTTTGGATTCTCCTTACCTGTGGAGACACCTGCATCTAACCCACAAGGCTCAAGCAAAAGGATCTGCACAAAG GTTCACAAGCAAGGAAGCCAAGTGGGGAGAGCTATTGATTTATCCCGACTAAACGGATATGATGATCTCCTTACCGAGCTTGAACGGCTGTTCAACATGGAAGGGCTTCTCAGGGATCCTGAAAAAGGATGGAGGNNNN GCTATATGGACAGTGATTTCTGCAATGTGGTGTGGAAGATACACTTATACACGAAAGACGAGGTGGAGAATGCGAATGACGATAACAAGAGTTGTTTAGAACAAGCTGCTCTCATGATGGAAGCATCAAAGTCATCTTCTGTGAGCCAGCCTGATTCTTCCCCTACAATCACTAGGGTTTGA
- the LOC104726628 gene encoding elongation factor 1-alpha 1 yields the protein MGKEKFHINIVVIGHVDSGKSTTTGHLIYKLGGIDKRVIERFEKEAAEMNKRSFKYAWVLDKLKAERERGITIDIALWKFETTKYYCTVIDAPGHRDFIKNMITGTSQADCAVLIIDSTTGGFEAGISKDGQTREHALLAFTLGVKQMICCCNKMDATTPKYSKARYDEIIKEVSSYLKKVGYNPDKIPFVPISGFEGDNMIERSTNLDWYKGPTLLEALDQINEPKRPSDKPLRLPLQDVYKIGGIGTVPVGRVETGLIKPGMVVTFAPTGLTTEVKSVEMHHESLLEALPGDNVGFNVKNVAVKDLKRGYVASNSKDDPAKGAANFTSQVIIMNHPGQIGNGYAPVLDCHTSHIAVKFSEILTKIDRRSGKEIEKEPKFLKNGDAGMVKMTPTKPMVVETFSEYPPLGRFAVRDMRQTVAVGVIKSVDKKDPTGAKVTKAAVKKGAK from the exons ATGGGTAAAGAAAAGTTTCACATCAACATTGTGGTCATTGGCCATGTCGACTCTGGGAAATCGACCACAACTGGTCACTTGATCTACAAGCTTGGTGGTATTGACAAGCGTGTGATCGAGAGGTTCGAGAAGGAGGCCGCTGAGATGAACAAGAGGTCCTTCAAGTACGCATGGGTGTTGGACAAACTTAAGGCCGAGCGTGAGCGTGGTATCACCATCGATATTGCTCTTTGGAAGTTCGAGACCACCAAGTACTACTGCACAGTCATTGACGCCCCTGGTCATCGTGATTTCATCAAGAACATGATTACTGGTACCTCCCAGGCTGATTGTGCTGTTCTCATCATTGACTCCACCACTGGTGGTTTTGAAGCTGGTATCTCCAAGGATGGTCAGACCCGTGAGCACGCTCTTCTTGCTTTCACCCTTGGTGTCAAGCAGATGATTTGCTGCTGTAACAAG ATGGATGCCACTACCCCCAAATACTCCAAGGCTAGGTACGATGAAATCATCAAGGAGGTGTCTTCATACCTGAAGAAGGTCGGATACAACCCTGACAAAATCCCATTCGTGCCCATCTCTGGATTCGAGGGAGACAACATGATTGAGAGGTCCACCAACCTTGACTGGTACAAGGGACCAACTCTTCTTGAGGCTCTTGACCAGATCAACGAGCCCAAGAGGCCATCAGACAAGCCCCTCCGTCTTCCACTTCAGGATGTCTACAAGATTGGTGGTATTGGAACGGTGCCAGTGGGACGTGTTGAGACTGGTTTGATCAAGCCTGGAATGGTTGTGACCTTTGCTCCCACAGGGTTGACCACTGAGGTTAAGTCCGTTGAGATGCATCACGAGTCTCTTCTAGAGGCCCTTCCCGGTGACAATGTTGGATTCAATGTCAAGAATGTTGCTGTGAAGGATCTCAAGAGAGGGTACGTCGCCTCAAACTCCAAGGATGACCCAGCTAAGGGTGCTGCTAACTTCACCTCCCAGGTCATCATCATGAACCACCCTGGTCAGATCGGTAACGGATACGCCCCAGTTCTCGATTGCCACACGTCTCACATTGCAGTGAAGTTCTCTGAGATCTTGACCAAGATTGACAGGCGTTCTGGTAAGGAGATTGAGAAGGAGCCCAAGTTTTTGAAGAATGGTGACGCTGGTATGGTTAAGATGACTCCAACCAAGCCCATGGTTGTTGAGACTTTCTCTGAGTACCCACCATTGGGACGTTTCGCTGTTAGGGACATGAGGCAGACCGTTGCTGTTGGTGTTATCAAGAGCGTGGACAAGAAGGACCCAACTGGAGCCAAGGTCACCAAGGCTGCAGTCAAGAAGGGAGCCAAATGA